A segment of the Streptomyces sp. NBC_01235 genome:
TGCCCTTGCCGGAGGAGCCGAGCAGATTGGCCCGCCACACGGTGAGCACGCGCGGGAAGTTGGCCGGGTCGTCGGGATCCTCGGCGGCGAACCGCAGCCGCCCCGACTTCAGCTCGTCGACGATGTGCTCGGCGACGGGACGGCCGACCGCCGCGGCCTCGTCCGTCAGGTCGAGGGGGTTGCGGTTGAACCCGGGGTGACCGGGCGTCCAGCCCAGCCGCACGGCCTGCGCCAGGCAGTCGGCGAACCCCTTGCCCGCGAAGCGCCCCTTCCCGAGCGGGGACGCCAGCTCGTCGGGACCGAACGCCTCGTAGCGCCACTGGTCGGAGTTCAGGTACCAGTACGAGGTGCCCGCCATGTGCCGGGTGGGCCGCTGCCAGTCGAAGGCGAACGCCAGGTGCTGCAGCCCGGTGACCGGGCGGACCTTCTCCTGGCCGACGTAGTGCGCCCAGCCGCCGCCGTTCACGCCCTGGCAGCCGGTCATCGTGATCAGGGCCAGGAAGGCGCGGTAGATGGTGTCGGAGTGGAACCAGTGGTTCGTGCCGGCACCCAGCGCGATCATGGAACGGCCGTTGGTGCGCTCGGCGTTGCGGGCGAACTCCCGGGCGATCCGGGCGGCCTGCTCGGCGGGGACGGAGGTGATCGTCTCCTGCCAGGCCGGGGTGTACGGCTCGGACGCGTCCTCGTACGAGGTGGGCCAGGTGCCCGGCAGGCCGGGGCGTGCGACGCCGTACTGCGCCAGCATCAGGTCGAAGACCGTGGTGACCAGGCGCCCGCCGATCCGGCGTACCGGCACCCCGCGCACCATGACCGAGCCGCCCTCGGTGCCGCCCTCGTCGAAGCGGGGCAGCGCGACCTCGGCCGTCTCCTCGGCCCGTTCGAGCAGGCTCAGCTCGGGCACGACATCGCCCAGGTCGAGGTTCCAGCGGCCTCGCCCGGCCTCCCCCCACCGGAAGCCGAGCGAGCCGCCGGGGACCACCGGTTCCCCGGTGGCCCCGTCCAGGAGGACCGTCTTGGACTCGGCATGCTCTTCGTCATGGCCGAGATCGGCGGCGGTCAGGAACCCGTCGGGGACGAGTCCGTGGTCGCCGTGCTCGCGCAGGGTCACGAGGAACGGCGCGTCGGTGAACTTGCGCAGGTAGTCCTGGAAGTAGGGCACTTCGCGGTCGACGAGGAACTCGCGCAGGATCACGTGGCCCATGGCCATCGCGAGCGCCCCGTCGGTACCGGGGTGCGGGGCGAGCCACTCGTCGGCGTGTTTGACGTTGTCGGCGTAGTCGGGGCTGACGGCGACGACCTTCGTGCCGTTGTAGCGGGTCTCGGTGAGGAAGTGCGCGTCGGGCGTACGGGTGACGGGGATGTTCGAGCCCCACATGATCAGGTAGCCCGCGTTCCACCAGTCCGCCGCCTCCGGCACGTCGGTCTGGTCGCCGAAGACCTGCGGCGAGGCGATCGGCAGGTCGGCGTACCAGTCGTAGAAGGAGAGCAGGGTGCCGCCGATGAGGGACATGAAGCGGGCGCCCGCGGCGAAGGAGGCCATCGACATCGCCGGGATCGGGGAGAAACCGGCGACGCGGTCGGGGCCGTACCTCTTGACGGTGTGGACGTGGGCGGCGGCGACCAGCTCGCTCACCTCGTCCCAGTCGGCGCGCACCAGGCCGCCCTTGCCGCGGGCTTTCTTGTAGGCACGGGCCTTCGCCGGATCGCCGGTGATCTCGGCCCAGGCCGCCACGGGGTCGCCGAGGCGCTTGCGGGCCTCGCGCCACAGCTTCAGCAGCTCGCCCCGCACATACGGGTAACGGACCCGGCTGGGCGAGTACGTGTACCAGGAGAACGACGCCCCGCGGGGGCAGCCGCGCGGCTCGTACTCGGGGCAGTCCGCGCCGATCGACGGGTAGTCGGTGGCCTGGTGCTCCCAGGTGATGATGCCGTCCTTGACGTACACCATCCACGAGCAGGACCCGGTGCAGTTCACCCCGTGCGTGGAGCGCACCACCTTGTCGTGCGACCAGCGGTCCCGGTAGAAGCTCTCCCACTTCGGGTCGCCGTCCCCGAACACGGCGCGCCCGTCGGCCGACACCTCACGTCGGGTCAACAGTCTGCGGGCTGCGAGCGGCCAGCCTTCCGCGGCGTGCGACGCCTGGCGCCGTGCGTTCTGATCGTTCTCCATGGCTGGGAACGCTAGAAGCCGCAGGCTGTGGTGCACCTGGGGCTGGCGGTCCCTGCCGGACGACCTTTCGGCCCCATCTGCCTGGTCGCGACAGGGACCAATGGTCCCCGTGCTGGGGGCCGGTCGGCGAGGGAGTCGGCTGCGCCTGGCGTGCATGCTGGGCACAGATCGAACCGCAGATGCCCATCTGTACGACCGCATTCCGTGCCTGCCGGGCGGCCAATGCCCCCGTCCCCGCCGCCGCGGGCACAGCGCGTACGGCGCGTGGCGCCCGGTTCGGTCGAGCGTCCGGCCGCTCACCGCGGCCGGACGCGGCATCCCGTCCCGAGAGTCGGCGCCCGGAATGCCATCCCCACCCGCATCGGCCGGCCTCGCCGGCCCGACCTGCTGGAGACACGACCATGAGCGTGCTCACCCTCGCCTCGGACCCCAAGGACGCCACGGCCCTCGAAGGCGCGGAGGCGCACCACGCCCGACTGGCCGGGGAACTGGCCGGACGCGTGAAGTTGCTGCTCACCGCCGTGGACCGCGACCCGAGCGCCGCAGAGAAGATCCACGCCGGTCTCGTCGCCTTCTGCGACCGCTCGCTGCTGCCGCACGCCGCGGCCGAGGAAGCCGCGCTCTATCCCGTGGCCCACGGCCTGCCCGAGGCCCGCCTGCTCATCGAGAGCCTGATCGGCGAACACCGCTGCCTCACCGCGCTCGTCGACGCCCTGCGCGCCGCACCCGGCCCGGCGGGGGCGGCGGCCGACGCGCGGGCCCTGCAGGTGCTCTTCGAGGAACACGTGGCCAAAGAGAACGGCCTCGTGCTGCCGCTGCTTGCGATGACGCCCGAGGTCTCCCTGGCGGAGCTGCTCGCGGACATGCACCACCGGCTCGCGGGCGACTCGCCCGCCGCCGGCGCCCAAGGAGATCCGAACATCAAGGAGGGACAGGACATGCACGAGCAGGTCGAGGAAACGGGCGGCTGCGGCGGAGTGTGCGGCTGCGGTGGCACGGAGGAGACGTCCGAACCCGAACTGGACGTTCGGGAGGTGCCGCACGCCCTGCGCCACGCCACCGTCTTCGGCGCGCTCGACGCCGTCCCGGCGGGCACCGCGATGGTGCTGGTCGCCCCGCACGACCCGCTGCCGCTGCTCGCGCAGATCGAACAGCGCAGCCCCGGCACGTTCTCGGTGGAGTACCTGGAACGCGGCCCCGAAGCCTGGCGGCTGAGGCTCAGCCACCGCTGACCCCAAGGCCACTCCAAATCTCCGAACGGCGCACGGACGTCGCTCCACCCTGCGCGCACGCGCCGCCGTATCCGCAGCACACGAGCAATGAAGGAAGAAACGTCATGGACGGATCCCGCCGTTGGGCCGGCACCCTGCTGGGGACGGTCGGTACAGCCCTGGCAGTTGCCGGGCCGGTCATGGTGCTACGCGGACTCGGCGGCAGGAAGGAAATCCGGGCCGAGCTGGCCGCCCAGAAGATCACCTTTCCCGATCGCGGGCTGCCCGCCGAACTCGCCGCCCACGCCGGCCGGGGCGTGGAAACCGGCCCCGAGGCCCACGCCTACGCCGAGTTCATCAAGGGCAATCTCGCCCACGCCACCGGTGGCCGCACCTACGCCGAGATCACGGCGGAGCTGCACGCCGCCGGAGGCGACGACGAGAAGCTCGCCAAGCTGCGCCAGACCGCGTTCATGGGCCAGTCCCTGCGCGCCTCGCTGATGTCCGCCTACCAGGCATGGCACCTCACGACCCTGGTCACGGGTCTGGGCGCCGCGCTGACCGGCCTGGGAGCCGCGCTGGTAGTCACCGCGGATGCCTTGGCATCCCAGGCATCCCGCTCCCCGGACCACTCCTGATCGCGCCTGCCTGGGGACGGGGGCGCTCACAGGGCCGTCCCCAGGAAGGCCGTCGGCTTCCCGACCGCCCGGTTCCCGGGTTCCGAAGAGGGACCATCGGCCCTGTTGACGAAGACCATCGGCCGCCGCGCCGACCACCGCCGCCGGTGGATGCTTACGGCGACCGATCCGGAGGTAACCCGTGCACGACCACGTCGACCGCCCTCAAGGCCGATTCCACCGCTGTCGCTCGCGGTGGGTGCCGCGCCCCGTCCGGCCCGGTCACCGTCCGGCCGCCCGCCTCGTCTGCCCTGACTCCAGGGCGGCCGGACACAGCCCCAGGGCGCTGGGAAGGACCGTGCGATGAGTGCCGCCGCCCATGCCATCCGCCGCCAGCGGCACGACGCGGCCGACCGGCCGTTCATCGTCATCTGGGAGTCCACCCGGGCCTGCCCGCTGGCCTGCCGCCACTGCCGCGCCGAAGCCGTCCCCGACCGCGATCCGCGAGAGCTGGACACCGCCGCAGCCAAGGACCTGCTGGACCAGGTGGCCGCCTTCGGGCAGCCCGCCCCGCTGTTCGTGATCACCGGCGGCGACCCCTTCCAGCGCCCCGACCTGACCGAACTCATCGCCTACGGCAGGGAGATCGGGGTCCGAGTCGCCGTGTCCCCCTCCGGCACGCCGACACTCACCGAGGAGCGGCTGCGCGCCGTGCACGCAGCGGGGGCGACCGGCCTCTCGCTCAGCCTGGACGGCTCCACCGCCGAACTCCACGACGACTTCCGCGGCGTGCCCGGGGTGTTCCGCTGGACCCTGGACGCCTGGGACACCGCCCGCGCCCTCGGCATGAAGGTGCAGATCAACACGACGGTCGCCCGGCACAACCTGCACGACCTCCCCGACATCGTCCGCCTCGTCGCCGAGCACGGAGCGATGCTGTGGAGCGCCTTCTTCCTCGTGCCCACCGGCCGTGGCCGCAGCCTCGGCGCGCTGACCCCCGGCGAGGTCGAGGACGTCCTCAACTTCGTCTACGACGTCGGCCTGACCGTCCCCGCCAAGACCACCGAGGCCCACCACTTCCGCCGCGTCGCCCTGCAACGCCAGATCCTCGCCGCCCGCGGCGACGACCACGTGGCGGTACTCGGACTCGGGCGGCTCTACCAGGAGTTGACCGACAGGGCCGCCGAACTGGGCCTGGACACCACCACGCGCCGGGTACGGCGCCCGCCGCTGGACGTCAACGCGGGCCGCGGCTTCGTCTTCGTCTCGCACACCGGCACCGTGCACCCCAGCGGGTTCCTGCCGCTGAGCGCGGGAAGCGTGCGCAAGACGCCGCTGACGTCGATCTACCGAACCTCGCCGCTGTTCACCGGTCTGCGGGCCGCCGACATGCTCGGCGGTCGCTGCGGGGCGTGCGAGTTCCGCCGGGTCTGCGGCGGCTCGCGCTCCCGCGCCTACGGCGTCACCGGCGACCCCTACGCCGAGGAGCCGTGGTGCGGCTACGTCCCCGGCTCCTTCCCGCACCAGCGGGAACTGGCGGCACTGCTGCCCGGCGGCGCACATGCGGCACCGCCTCTGCGTCCCGGTCCGACCGCCGCCCCCGGCGGCAAGGAGCACCGTGCACAGCAAGAGCGATGACCCGGCCGTGGGCGGTGGCCGCCCGCCCAGCAGGTTCAAGGCATCGGGCCTGCGCAGCCGGCACCTGGCCGCCCACGCGCTGATCGCGGCATGGGCGGTGCTCGCGCTGCTCGCGGCGAGTGCCCAGCAGACCCTGCCGGTGGCCCGCTGGCTGGCCATCCACCTGTTCCTGCTCGGCGCGGCCACCACCGCGATCGTGGTCTGGAGCGAGCACTTCGCCGTCGCCATGCTCCACGCCACGCTGCCCGACCGACGGTGGAGCAACGCCCGGCTGGCCGGCGTCAACATCGGCGTCGTGGGCGTCCTCACCGGCGTGTGGGCCGACCACCCCGTCCTGACCGGTGCGGGGTGCGCGCTGCTGGTCACCGCGATCGGCGCACACCTGGTGGTGCTGGTCCGCATGGGCCGAGGGGCGCTGGGCGGACGGCTCGCCCCGATCGCCGACTACTACCGTGCCGCCGCGGCGGCGCTGATCATCGGCGCGGTGCTGGGCTGGCTCCTGGCCACCGGCAAGGCCGGCCCCCAGCACTACAGCGGGCTGAAGCTGGCACACGCGCACGTCACGCTCCTCGGCTGGATCGGACTGCCCGTGCTGGGCACGCTGTTCATGCTCTGGCCCACCGTGCTGGGCGTGCGCATGGCCGAGCGCACCACCCGGCTGGCGCGCCGGGTCCTGGTGCTGACCGGGGGCGGCCTGCTGACCGCCGTCGCCGGCCTGGCGGCCGACTGGCGCCCCGCCGCCGTACTCGGCATCGCCGGCTACGCGGTCGGTGTCGCCGTCGCGGTACAGCTCTTCGCCCGCACGGTGCGCCGACGCCCCGCGATCTCGGCCGCCGCCGCATGGATGCTCGCTGCCGCCGCGGCATGGCTGTGCGTCGGCGTGGTGGCGGACCTGGTGGTCCTGGCCGCCCGGCCGCTCGCCGAGGCACAGGACGACATCGGGTCCCTGGTCCCGGTGCTGCTCGTCGGGCTCGTCGCGCAGGTCCTCATCGGGGCCCTCACCTACCTGTTGCCCATCGTCCTCGCCGGCGGTCCCAAGGAACGGGCCGCGCTGCGGGCGGTGCTGGAGCGGTGGTGGAAGCCGCGGCTCGCCGTCCTCAACCTTGGCGTGGCCCTGCTCGCGCTTCCGCTGCCCGACCGCGTCGCCACGGCGGGCGTGCTGCTCGCCGGGGCGGCCGGCGCCGCGTTCCTCGCCCTGGCAGTGCGCGTGCTGCTCCGCAGCGGACGGGGACTCCTCCATGACGCGGACCAGGCCGGTGCGGCACGGCGCCCCGTCCTGTGGGGCACCGCCGCAGGGGCCGTGCTGATCGTGCTGGCCGTGCTGGTGGCGAACAGCGGCGGGGACACCGACGGTCCCGCCGTCGCCGCCGGGACGGCAGGCGCCGGCACCGGAACCACCCGCACGGTCGCCGTCACCCTGGCCGACATGCGCGTCCGCCCGGCCAGGATCGAGGTCGCCGCGGGCACCGACCTGCGGTTGAAGGTCACCAACACCAACGCGCAGCGGCACGACCTCAAGGTGGAGGACGGCCCCGCCACCCCGATGCTCGGCAAGGGCCACACCCATGTACTCGACGTCGGGCAGGTCACCAAGAACCGCGAGGCGTGGTGCACCCTGCCGGGCCACCGGGCGGCCGGCATGACCCTGGACATCGTCGTGAAGGACGACACGGCGACGGACAGCACCGGACACGAGGGACACACATCGGCCGCCGCAAGCGGCGCCCCGGACCTGTCCGCGGACTTCTCCTCCGGCTGGCGTCCGCGCACCGCCGACCTCGCCCCCGTGGCCGGCGGCACGGTCCACAAGGCCGAACTGCACGCCGCCCGTGCCACGGTCGAAGTGGCCCCGGGCGTGAAGCAGCAGATGTGGACCTTCGGCGGCACCGCGCCCGGCCCCACCCTCCATGGCAAGGTCGGCGACGTCTTCGAGATCACCCTCGTCAACGACGATCCCTCCATGGGCCACGGCATCGACTTCCACGCCGGTTCCCTCGCCCCCGACGAGCCCATGCGCACCATCCAGCCCGGCGAGCGCCTGGTCTACCGCTTCCGCGCCGAGAAGGCCGGCGCCTGGCTGTACCACTGCAGCACCGCTCCGATGCTCCAGCACATGGGCAACGGCATGTACGGCGCCGTCATCATCGACCCGCCCGGCCTGAAGAAGGTCGACCACGAATACGTGCTGGTCTCCTCCGAGCTCTACCTCGGCACTCCCGGCAGCACCGCCCAGGTGACAAAGATGCGCCAGGACACCCCGGACGCCTGGGTGTTCAACGGCATCGCCAACCAGTACACCCAGCGGCCCCTGACGGTGAAGGCCGGCGATCGGGCCCGCTTCTGGGTGGTCGCCGCAGGCCCCAGCGACGGCATCGCCTTCCACATCGTCGGCACCGTCTTCGACACCGTGTACAAGGAGGGCGCCTACCTGCTCGAGCCGGACCAGGCGGGCGGCTCGCAGGCGCTGGACCTGGCCACGGCGCAGGGCGGCTTCGTCGAGACGACGTTTCCCGAGGCCGGCCACTACGCGTTCGTCGACCACGACATGCGCCACGCCGAAGCCGGGGCCCACGGCATGGTGGAGGTGAGCGACTGATGGACACCGTCGGTGTGTGGTCCCTCGTGCGGTTCGCACACGTGGCCGGCGCCGCCCTGTGGGTCGGCGGCCAACTGGCGCTGTCCCTGGTGATCCTGCCACTGGCCCGCCGTCTGCTCGCCCCGGAGGCCAAGGACCGGTTCACCGCCGCGGCGGGCCGCCGGTTCGGGATGCTCACCGGCGCGGTCTTCCTGCCGGTGCAGCTGGCCACCGGCTGGGCCATGGCCTGGCACAAGGGCGTCACCTGGGCCTCACTCGCCGAACCCGGCTACGGCCGCACCCTGGCAACCAAACTCGCCCTGTTCGTCGTGGTGATGCTCGCCGCGG
Coding sequences within it:
- a CDS encoding nitrate reductase subunit alpha; protein product: MENDQNARRQASHAAEGWPLAARRLLTRREVSADGRAVFGDGDPKWESFYRDRWSHDKVVRSTHGVNCTGSCSWMVYVKDGIITWEHQATDYPSIGADCPEYEPRGCPRGASFSWYTYSPSRVRYPYVRGELLKLWREARKRLGDPVAAWAEITGDPAKARAYKKARGKGGLVRADWDEVSELVAAAHVHTVKRYGPDRVAGFSPIPAMSMASFAAGARFMSLIGGTLLSFYDWYADLPIASPQVFGDQTDVPEAADWWNAGYLIMWGSNIPVTRTPDAHFLTETRYNGTKVVAVSPDYADNVKHADEWLAPHPGTDGALAMAMGHVILREFLVDREVPYFQDYLRKFTDAPFLVTLREHGDHGLVPDGFLTAADLGHDEEHAESKTVLLDGATGEPVVPGGSLGFRWGEAGRGRWNLDLGDVVPELSLLERAEETAEVALPRFDEGGTEGGSVMVRGVPVRRIGGRLVTTVFDLMLAQYGVARPGLPGTWPTSYEDASEPYTPAWQETITSVPAEQAARIAREFARNAERTNGRSMIALGAGTNHWFHSDTIYRAFLALITMTGCQGVNGGGWAHYVGQEKVRPVTGLQHLAFAFDWQRPTRHMAGTSYWYLNSDQWRYEAFGPDELASPLGKGRFAGKGFADCLAQAVRLGWTPGHPGFNRNPLDLTDEAAAVGRPVAEHIVDELKSGRLRFAAEDPDDPANFPRVLTVWRANLLGSSGKGNEYFLRHLLGTDAAVRSEETPPEGRPQEVVWREEAPEGKLDLLVTMDFRMTSTGLLSDVVLPAATWYEKDDLSSTDMHPFVHAFTPAIAPPWQARTDYDAFLTIADRFSELAAEHLGTRTDVLAVPLLHDTPDELAQPGGVVRDWKTGECEPIPGRTMPKLVVIERDYAATAQKMRAVGPLLDTLGTTTKGVTVHPNQELDELRQRCGTVRDGIAAGRPSLATASDMCEAILALSGTTNGRLATEGFRELQRQTGSEGLVELASEREAERITFADTRTQPRAVMTSYEWSGSETGGRRYSPFVINTEHKKPWHTLTGRQHFFVQHDWMTELGEQLPVYRPPLNTPRHYGDEELHESGRAEVTVRYLTPHSKWSIHSNYQDNKYMLDLSRGGPVIWMSTADAEKIGVKDNEWIEAYNRNGVVAARAVVTHRMPEGTVYMYHAQDRNVNVPKTEVSGKRGGIHNSLTRLLLKPTHLAGGYAQFTYAFNYYGPTGNQRDEVTVIRRRSQQVEY
- a CDS encoding DUF2249 domain-containing protein gives rise to the protein MSVLTLASDPKDATALEGAEAHHARLAGELAGRVKLLLTAVDRDPSAAEKIHAGLVAFCDRSLLPHAAAEEAALYPVAHGLPEARLLIESLIGEHRCLTALVDALRAAPGPAGAAADARALQVLFEEHVAKENGLVLPLLAMTPEVSLAELLADMHHRLAGDSPAAGAQGDPNIKEGQDMHEQVEETGGCGGVCGCGGTEETSEPELDVREVPHALRHATVFGALDAVPAGTAMVLVAPHDPLPLLAQIEQRSPGTFSVEYLERGPEAWRLRLSHR
- a CDS encoding TIGR04053 family radical SAM/SPASM domain-containing protein, with protein sequence MSAAAHAIRRQRHDAADRPFIVIWESTRACPLACRHCRAEAVPDRDPRELDTAAAKDLLDQVAAFGQPAPLFVITGGDPFQRPDLTELIAYGREIGVRVAVSPSGTPTLTEERLRAVHAAGATGLSLSLDGSTAELHDDFRGVPGVFRWTLDAWDTARALGMKVQINTTVARHNLHDLPDIVRLVAEHGAMLWSAFFLVPTGRGRSLGALTPGEVEDVLNFVYDVGLTVPAKTTEAHHFRRVALQRQILAARGDDHVAVLGLGRLYQELTDRAAELGLDTTTRRVRRPPLDVNAGRGFVFVSHTGTVHPSGFLPLSAGSVRKTPLTSIYRTSPLFTGLRAADMLGGRCGACEFRRVCGGSRSRAYGVTGDPYAEEPWCGYVPGSFPHQRELAALLPGGAHAAPPLRPGPTAAPGGKEHRAQQER
- a CDS encoding multicopper oxidase domain-containing protein, producing the protein MHSKSDDPAVGGGRPPSRFKASGLRSRHLAAHALIAAWAVLALLAASAQQTLPVARWLAIHLFLLGAATTAIVVWSEHFAVAMLHATLPDRRWSNARLAGVNIGVVGVLTGVWADHPVLTGAGCALLVTAIGAHLVVLVRMGRGALGGRLAPIADYYRAAAAALIIGAVLGWLLATGKAGPQHYSGLKLAHAHVTLLGWIGLPVLGTLFMLWPTVLGVRMAERTTRLARRVLVLTGGGLLTAVAGLAADWRPAAVLGIAGYAVGVAVAVQLFARTVRRRPAISAAAAWMLAAAAAWLCVGVVADLVVLAARPLAEAQDDIGSLVPVLLVGLVAQVLIGALTYLLPIVLAGGPKERAALRAVLERWWKPRLAVLNLGVALLALPLPDRVATAGVLLAGAAGAAFLALAVRVLLRSGRGLLHDADQAGAARRPVLWGTAAGAVLIVLAVLVANSGGDTDGPAVAAGTAGAGTGTTRTVAVTLADMRVRPARIEVAAGTDLRLKVTNTNAQRHDLKVEDGPATPMLGKGHTHVLDVGQVTKNREAWCTLPGHRAAGMTLDIVVKDDTATDSTGHEGHTSAAASGAPDLSADFSSGWRPRTADLAPVAGGTVHKAELHAARATVEVAPGVKQQMWTFGGTAPGPTLHGKVGDVFEITLVNDDPSMGHGIDFHAGSLAPDEPMRTIQPGERLVYRFRAEKAGAWLYHCSTAPMLQHMGNGMYGAVIIDPPGLKKVDHEYVLVSSELYLGTPGSTAQVTKMRQDTPDAWVFNGIANQYTQRPLTVKAGDRARFWVVAAGPSDGIAFHIVGTVFDTVYKEGAYLLEPDQAGGSQALDLATAQGGFVETTFPEAGHYAFVDHDMRHAEAGAHGMVEVSD